CAGGCGCTGGACTACAACCCCTGTATCGACTGCAAGTTGTGCGCCGCCGCCTGCCCGGTCGGCGCCATCGCCAAGGACGGGGCCTTCGACGCGCTGGCCTGCACCACCCACAACTACCGCGAGTTCATGAGCGGGTTCACCGACTGGGCGCAGACCGTGGCCGACAGCGAGGACGCCGCCGACTACCGCTCCAGGGTCAGCGATTCGGAGAGCGCCTCCATGTGGCAGAGCCTGAGCTCGCCCCCCGGCTACAAGTCCGGCTACTGCCTTGCCGTGTGCCCCGCCGGCGAGGACGTCCTGGGCCCCTACCTGGACGACCGCAAGACGTTCATGGACACCGTGCTGCGACCGCTCCAGGACAAGAAGGAAACCCTGTACGTCCTGCCGGGCTCTCACGCGCAGGAGTACGCCCAACGCCGTTTCCCCCACAAGCCCGTCAAGGAAGTCACCGGTGGCTGGCAGCCCCCGGCGAAGCGCTCCGCGTCAACCGAGCGAGAGCAACGTACGTCATGAGTGGCATTCCCCCCTTCCGCGTCCTGCGCGCCAAACCTCTGTGGATCGCCAACGGCGTCGTCACGGGCGTACTCGCGCTCCTGCTCGCCGTGTTCTACGTCGGCGCCGACATCGATCCTGTCGATCACAGCACTGGCACACGGAGCTCGTTGCGGAGATCGTGACCCCATCCTCGTCACCTACGTGAACGGCGCGAGCGTCTCGCACAACGAGGTGTACAACCTGCCCTACTCCGGCATAACCATCGGCTACGGCTGGGGCACCAAGGACATCGGCGACCGACAACTGGACGAACAACAGTTCCGCGAACATCACCAACACCAACGGCCGCGGTGACGTGGTCAGCGGCACCGTCGTCGTCAGTGACGGCAACTGGCCGTCAGCTGCCGAGACGGTCATGAACAACTCCGGTATCCAGCCCCGGTACCGTCCGCTGACCACCGCCTCAGGGTCAGGGCGCCGGTGTTGTTGGTCGCGCTGCTGTTCTCATGGCCCCAACTGCCGGTGTTGCGGAAGACGTTGTCGTAGCCGAACGTGTTGTTGGCCCACGAGGGCTGGGCCATCGTGGGAGCGGTTGACCGCGGCGCGGGCCCTGGTGGCCAGGGTGCCGTCGACGTACAGCTGGCGTGTGTCGAAGCCAGTGCCGACGTCAGCCTTCCAGATGTTCTTGGCCGAGTCCTGCACGGTCCAACCGGTGGCCTTCTGCGCCCCGGTGATGACGGGATGGGCGCCCAGCGCGGCAACCAGACCGGTGCCTTGACGGTGGCAGCGGTGGACGTGAGCTGGTCGAGGTAGCCGTCGGCGTTGCGGTCCCGCTGGAAGCCGACGCCGTTGTCCGGGGTCACCACCACAGCCGCGTATCCGGCGGAGGAGCCGTCGTCCGTGAGGTCGTTGCGCAGGACGACGCCGGCCTTGGCCCAGCCGTTGGTGTTGTCCAGCTTGTCGACCCGGGCGGTCACCGACGTACCGTCGACAGCTGCCCCGTCGCGGAAGACGGTGCCGTACTCGTCTTCGTGCTGTCCGCCGGCACCCCAGATGTCCTTGCCGGCGTCGGTGATCGTGAAGTGCCCACCGCCGGCAGCCAGGACTACGTCAACCGGGGCCTGTCTGGCCGGTGTTGGCGGGGGCGGAGGAGTGGGCGCTGTAGGGGGAGCCGACGGGGGGCTGTTGAGATAGCGCAGCGAGCTGTTCGTGAAGGTGTAGCCGCCGGTGGTCGCGGTCAGGTCGCGAGCCGCAGGGCTCCTCGCCGGCAGGCCGGACTCACCCGGTGTGGCGGCCCATACAGGGCTGAGGTTGCCGGTCGAGCGCGGGCCGGAAAGCGGGCGTCGGTAGCGCTGGCCTGGCCTGTTCCGGTGACCGCGGACGTATGGCGGCTCCGTCCGCACCGATTTGGACCGTGGCGGGCAAGAGGTGCTTGCTGCGGGTGACGAGCGCACCCGTGCGCTGTGGATGATCTTCCAGCCGCTGTCCGACGGTCCGGCCGTGGCCGGCCTCCTGGCGCCGGTCACATGGCGCGCGGGCACCGTCGGTGGTGACAATGAACCAGGCACCGGCGGGCCGCAACGCTCCAGGCCGCTGGGCGGCCTACACCGCATCGCGATGGTACTGGGATTCCGCCCTTCGCCCGGTTGCTGACCTCCTTCCTACCTACCGGTTTCCTGGCTCCTGTCCTGGTCGGCATCGCCGGCAGCTTGGAGATCCGGTTCCGAGCGGACGTGATCAGTCGATGTCCGGGTCATCGGATGTTTCGAGGAGGCGGGTTGCGAGGTCGTCGGCCCACTCCACGGCCCACGTGCGGAGAGCGGCGATGGTGGCATCGTCGAGACCGTAGGCCGTGAAGGCTTCGTCGTCGGTCCACTCGGCGCCTGTGAGGTTCGCCTGCAGATCCTCGCCCTAGAAGCGGCCGCGGGCCTGGCGGCGGCCGAACTCTTCGAGCTCGGCATTGGTCCAGCGGCGGGAGGCTGCGAACACGTCGATCAGATCGCGGGGCGCTCCGCGGTCGGCGAGGGCGCGGACCTTGGTCCCGATCACGTCCTCCTCCGCGAGGACGGGCCCGTACGGGCTCTGGGCGACCGGCCGCCAGAAGATCTCCTTGAGGATGTCGACTTCGCATTCCTGCCCGGTGGCCGGGTCGGTCACGGTGAAGCGGGCGGACAGCGGGGCGGTCTCCAGCGCGTGAACCTTCCAGCCGCGGGCTTCCAGGCCGGCGCGGAGCGTGGCGGCGATGTCGGCCATGGGCGCCGGGTTCTCGGTGGCGACGTCGAGGTCCTGGCTGGGGCGGTTCACGAGGCGGTGTGCCCGCACGGCGTATCCACCGGTGAGAACCAGTGGATACGGGGAACCGAGCGCGATCACATCCGCCAGGAGCCGAGTGTGCAGCTCCGGCATGTCCGTCACGCGGCTGCCCGGGTGCGGGAGGCGAGCTGGGGGAAGGCGTCTTCCCATACGGCGCGCACAGTGCGGCCGACGAGGGTGCGCAGCACTGGCCACAGCTGGAGGAGCAGGTCCCGGTCGAGGTAGCGGGGCAGGTCGTCGTGTAGGCCCTCGTGCAGGACGGTGCGGTACAGGCCCATACGCTGGCGCGGCTTGCCCAGATCGTATGAGGTCATCCCGGACCAGGCCATGTGCAGCGGCAGATCCACAACCCCCTGGGTCGGGCCGTGCAGCTCGTCCAGCGACTCCGGCAGACGGCGGCGGAACTTCTCCCGGTACAGCGCGAGGTCCTCGGCTACCGGGCCCGAGACGTCCGTCGGGGTGGGTGCGGGGTGCTGTGGGCTGGAGGGCATGACTCCATTATGGCGACCGGAGACAGTTCGAGGGTCATGGTGCGTGAGCTAGAGTCCGGAGCGAGCAGGGGCGGATCCCCGGGTGAGCTGGTTGCCGCAGTCATGCTCAGCCCTGAGCAGGACGTCGGCCTTGACGCTCTGGGTGTCTGCACGAAGGACGATGAGCCCAAAAACCGGCTCTGACCAGTACTCTTCTGGGATCCTTCCAGGCCGATACCTTTCCGATGGCGCATCACATGGAGTGTGTTGCCATCCTCGCACCAGCCCGCGAAGGGCTCGACCTGCTCTTTTGTCGGTGCGTGTTGTGTGCACTGATGCCCGGCAACGGGCGGTGCGGGAACGGACGGACTCTCAGTCGCAGGAAGCGGCCGCCACCGTACCTTCCGATGGAAAAGACCTACAGCAGTACAGGCTGGCCGTCATCGCATGTGGACTACACAGGATCGTCGGCGAACAGGGGCAGCCGAAAATTCTCACTGTCTGTGATGTGGCTGCAGCGGCGGCGACGTCGCGCGGGGGTGCCGAACAGGAAGCCATGCGGGCCAGTTGCCGAGAAACCAAGGCAGCGGGCTGCCATTCGTTTCTCCCCGGATTCTCCCCAGCGGATGCCAATGCGCTAAAGACCTGGTCAGGGGCTCTTCGGAGGTAGGACGAGGAGATCACCCACATCATTTCTCCCCAGGGACTCCCCAGGGGTGCTTCCCGCCCTGTCGTTGGCCGATGCGAGAGCAAAGACCACAGAAGAACTGGGCTCGACAAGAGGTAGTCAGAGCCAGTCCCGCCGCTTGAAAATTACGTACAAACTGACACAAACCACCCCCATCAGGCCGATGGCAAAGGGGTATCCGAAGCTCCAACCCAACTCGGGCATGTCCTCGAAGTTCATGCCGTAGATGGTTCCAACGAGCGTCGGAGCAAAGAGGATCGCTGCCCAGGCCGAGATCTTCTTGATCTCCTCGTTCTGTTCGAACCCCGCCTCCGCCAACGCCCGCATCTCCGCGTTCTGTTGCTGGGTGACGAGGGTCGCGTTGACCGTGAGGATGTCGGTGAGGGCCTGGCGGAAGCCGTCGACTCGTTCGCTGGTGTGGGTGACGTGGTCCGCGACGTCCCGCAGGTAGCGTTGCAGTTCCTCGTCCGTTCCGTACTTGGCGAAGCCGGCCATCAAGGAGTGCAGCATGCCGACCAGGGGGCGGGTGGCGCGCTGGAACTCGACCATTTCGCGGGAGAGTTCGTAGATACGGCGGGAGACCTCCGGGTCGCCGCGGAAGACCTCCGTCTCGATCTCGTCGATGTCGTTCTGGACGCCCGAGACGACCGGCGCGTAGCCGTCGACCACCGTGTCCAGGATGGCGTAGAGGACGGCCTCGGGGCCCAGGCTCAGCAGTTCCGGTGCCTCCTCCATGCGATGGCGGACCGCCGAGAGGTCAGGGGCCGCCCCGTGCCGGACCGTGATCACGAAGTCCGGGCCCACGAACACGTGCAGCTCGCCGAAGTCGACCTCCTCGGGGGCGTCCAGGTAGCGGGCCGCGCGGAGCACCACGAAGAGCGTGTCGCCGTAGCGCTCCAGCTTCGGGCGCTGGTGGGCCTCCAGCGCGTCCTCGACGGACAGTGGGTGCAGGTCGAACTCCGCGGCCAGGGACAGGAGTTCGCTCTCCGTGGGGCGAGCCAGGCCGATCCAGGCCATTCCGGACGGCTGTTCGCGCAGTTCACGGAAGGTGTCCGCGAGCGTCGCGGGCGAGGAGACGCGCACACCGTCGCGGTACAGAGCCGCCTGGACGATGCTCGGCGGCTCGGCCGTCTCGGGGGCGGGTGGTTCGGCGTCGGGCGCCGGAGCCCGGGGCGGGGCGGAAGGCGGGGTCAGGGCGCGGCGCCAGGCGGACTTTCTGGGACCCTTGGCGGCGGAACCCTTGGCGGTGGAGCCGTTCGCGGCGGGGCGGGCGCGTCGCTCGGACATCGTGGCTGCCTCTCGCTCTCGGGTCGAGCCGATGTCGGCGTGATCACGGAGCAGGGTATACGGGGCAAATGACATCGTAGGGGGAGACGTCACCGAGTCTCGGTGAGAGTTGCGGACAGGACGTGTCCGCAAGCGCCTCTAGCGTGTCCGGTATGACCAAGACGACCACGTCGGCTCCCGTGCTCAGCCCCCGCGCCCTCAATCGCGCGACCCTCGACCGGCAGCTGCTCCTGCGCCGGTCCGGCCTGTCCGCGAAGGCCGCCGTCGGACATCTGCTCGGCCTCCAGGCCCAGAACGTCAAGCCGCCGTACTACGCGCTCGCCGCCCGCCTCGACGGTTTCGCCCCCGAGCGGCTGTCGGAGCTGATGGCCGACCGCGAGGTCGTCCGGATCGTCACCATGCGCTCGACCATCCACACCCACACCGCCGAGGACTGCCTCACCCTGCGGCCCCTCGTGCAGCCCGCCCGCGACCGCGAACTCATCAACTTCCGCAAGGGACTTCAGGGCGTCGACCTCGACCGCCTCACTGTCCTCGCCCGGGAACTCGTCGAGACCGAGCCGCGCACCATGAAGCAGCTGCGCGAGGCACTCCTCGCCGAATGGCCGGACGCCGACCCGCAGGCCCTCGCCATCGCCGCCCGCTGCAAGCTCCCCCTCGTCCAGGTCACCCCGCGCGGACTCTGGGGGAGAAGTGGCCAGGTCGCGCTCACCACGGCAGAGCACTGGCTCGGCCGTCCCACCGGACCCACCCGCACGGAACCCACGCCCACCCAACCCACCCGCACTGAACCGGCACCCACCGGCCCCACCCCCGACGCCACCGTCCTGCGCTACCTCGCCGCCTTCGGCCCCGCCTCCGTCAACGACATGCAGACCTGGGCCGGACTCACCCGCCTGCGCGACGCCTTCGAGCGGCTCCGACCCCGGCTGCGCATCTTCCGCGACGAGAACGGCGTCGAACTCTTCGACCTCCCCGAAGCGTCCCGTCCCGCCGAGGGCACGCCCGCCCCGCCGCGTTTCCTGCCGGAGTTCGACAACCTGCTGCTCTCCCACGCCGACCGCACCCGCGTGGTGCCCAAGGAGTACTGGGGCCGCAGCTGGCAGGGCAACCAGGCCTACTGCACGTTCCTCGTCGACGGCTTCCTCGCGGGCGTCTGGAAGCTCACCCAGGACGCGCTCGTCGTCCAGCCCTTCGACCGGCTCACCAAGGCCCAGCAGAAGGACGTCACCGCCGAGGGGCAACGGATGCTCGCCACGCTGCACCCGGGGACGCCGTACGACATCCGATTCGGGACGGTCGTGGAGAAGTGACGACTCAGAGAACCGCCGTCAGTCCGCCCGCCCCGTCACCGCCACCGTCAGCCCCAGCCCGATCATCGTGAACCCGCCCGCGCCGCCGATCATCGAGAGCCGGCGGTCGGAGCGGGCGAACCAGGTGCGGGCGGCCGACGCGGTCAGGCCCCACAGGGTGTCCGTGACCAAGCCGATGGTGATCGGGACCAGGCCGAGGAGGAGCATCTGGACGGGGACGCTGCCCGCCGAGTGGTCCACGAACTGGGGGAGCACGGCGGCGAAGAAGACGATGCCCTTCGGGTTGGTGACACCGACGAGGGCACCGTCGAGCACGGTCCGCAGATCGCCCCGCGCCGGCCCCGCGGGCCGGGAGGTGATCGCCGACGCCTTCAGCTCGCCCCGGTGGCGGAAGGCCTGCACCCCGAGGAAGACCAGATACGCGGCGCCCGCCAGCTTCACCGCCAGATAGACGGCCACCGACCGCTCCACCAGGGAACCGATCCCGACCGCGACCGCCACGACGAGCAGATAGGAACCGAAGACGTTGCCGATCGCCGTCGCCACCGCCGTACGCCTGCCGTGCGCGAGGGCCCGGCCGATGACGAACAGCACACTGGGCCCGGGGATGACGATGACCAGCAGGGACATCGCGGCGAAGGTGAGGACACGGTCCGTTGACACCATGGCGGTCATTCAAACACGGATCGCACCCATGGACAGGGGGCGCTGCGGGCCGCTCGTGGTGGCCCGCAACGCCCCCGGCTTCTCACCTGAGGGATGCTCAGGAGAACCTCTGGGGACCTACGAGTTGACCTGCGCGGTCACGAGGCTGGAGAAGGTGGTCAGCCGGGTGTAGACACCCGGGTAACCGGCCTCAGCGCACCCCTCTCCCCAGGAAGTGATACCTGCCAGGACGCCCCCGATGAGCAGGGGACCGCCGCTGTCGCCCTGGCAGGTGTCTACGCCGCCGGATGTGTATCCGGCGCAAACCATGTCGCTCGCGACGAAGTCGGAGCCGTAGGAACTGGCACAGCTGGAGTTGGACACGATCGGCACGGTCGCGGTCCGCAGCTGGTTGGAGGAGCTGCCGCTCTCCGAGGTGGTGCCCCAGCCGACGATGCGGGCCGTGGTGCCGGCCGCGTACACGCTGGTCTGCGACGAGGAGACGTAGGACGCCGTGGTGTACGGCATCGACGTCGACAGCGTCAGCACGGCCACGTCGTCGCCGTTGGTGGCGTCCGTGTAGTCCGGGTTGATCCAGATCTTGCTGACCCGGCTGACCGTGCCGTTGGTGCCGTTGAGGTAGGTGCGGCCGCCGACGACTCTCACGCTGCTCGTGGTCTCACCGACCATGCAGTGGGCCGCGGTGACGACCTTGGTCGCGGAGACCAGGGTGCCGCCGCAGAACTGGTTCTGCGAGGCGTCCGTGATCTGCATCATGAACGGGTACGAGGTCGTGGTCGTCGTCGTACCGCCGACGATGGGCTGGGGAGCGGCGACGGCGGTGGGGGCGCCGAGCAACGCGGTGGCGGCGGCAGCGGCGGTCGCCAGGGCGACGCCGGTGGCCTTCTTCGCACGAGTGAGCCCGAACATCAGTGAGTCTCCTCAGGGTTGCCGGTGGGGGGTCGCGCGGGTGTGGGGGTGTACACGGGGGTCGCGGGACCGACCCCCGTATGCCCGGGCGAGCGGCACGTTCATAAGCTAGAACGTGG
This portion of the Streptomyces canus genome encodes:
- a CDS encoding magnesium and cobalt transport protein CorA is translated as MSERRARPAANGSTAKGSAAKGPRKSAWRRALTPPSAPPRAPAPDAEPPAPETAEPPSIVQAALYRDGVRVSSPATLADTFRELREQPSGMAWIGLARPTESELLSLAAEFDLHPLSVEDALEAHQRPKLERYGDTLFVVLRAARYLDAPEEVDFGELHVFVGPDFVITVRHGAAPDLSAVRHRMEEAPELLSLGPEAVLYAILDTVVDGYAPVVSGVQNDIDEIETEVFRGDPEVSRRIYELSREMVEFQRATRPLVGMLHSLMAGFAKYGTDEELQRYLRDVADHVTHTSERVDGFRQALTDILTVNATLVTQQQNAEMRALAEAGFEQNEEIKKISAWAAILFAPTLVGTIYGMNFEDMPELGWSFGYPFAIGLMGVVCVSLYVIFKRRDWL
- a CDS encoding winged helix DNA-binding domain-containing protein, with product MTKTTTSAPVLSPRALNRATLDRQLLLRRSGLSAKAAVGHLLGLQAQNVKPPYYALAARLDGFAPERLSELMADREVVRIVTMRSTIHTHTAEDCLTLRPLVQPARDRELINFRKGLQGVDLDRLTVLARELVETEPRTMKQLREALLAEWPDADPQALAIAARCKLPLVQVTPRGLWGRSGQVALTTAEHWLGRPTGPTRTEPTPTQPTRTEPAPTGPTPDATVLRYLAAFGPASVNDMQTWAGLTRLRDAFERLRPRLRIFRDENGVELFDLPEASRPAEGTPAPPRFLPEFDNLLLSHADRTRVVPKEYWGRSWQGNQAYCTFLVDGFLAGVWKLTQDALVVQPFDRLTKAQQKDVTAEGQRMLATLHPGTPYDIRFGTVVEK
- a CDS encoding LysE family translocator, with product MVSTDRVLTFAAMSLLVIVIPGPSVLFVIGRALAHGRRTAVATAIGNVFGSYLLVVAVAVGIGSLVERSVAVYLAVKLAGAAYLVFLGVQAFRHRGELKASAITSRPAGPARGDLRTVLDGALVGVTNPKGIVFFAAVLPQFVDHSAGSVPVQMLLLGLVPITIGLVTDTLWGLTASAARTWFARSDRRLSMIGGAGGFTMIGLGLTVAVTGRAD
- a CDS encoding S1 family peptidase, with product MFGLTRAKKATGVALATAAAAATALLGAPTAVAAPQPIVGGTTTTTTSYPFMMQITDASQNQFCGGTLVSATKVVTAAHCMVGETTSSVRVVGGRTYLNGTNGTVSRVSKIWINPDYTDATNGDDVAVLTLSTSMPYTTASYVSSSQTSVYAAGTTARIVGWGTTSESGSSSNQLRTATVPIVSNSSCASSYGSDFVASDMVCAGYTSGGVDTCQGDSGGPLLIGGVLAGITSWGEGCAEAGYPGVYTRLTTFSSLVTAQVNS